Proteins from a genomic interval of Oncorhynchus kisutch isolate 150728-3 linkage group LG28, Okis_V2, whole genome shotgun sequence:
- the LOC109872502 gene encoding Kv channel-interacting protein 1 isoform X3, which yields MGVVLGTFSVHTKQVDYRRRDKIDDELEMTMVCHRPEGLEQLEAQTNFTKRELQILYRGFKNECPSGVVNEETFKHIYAQFFPHGDASTYAHYLFNAFDTTSNGSIKFEEFVMGLSTLLRGTLRDKLEWTFHLYDINNDGYINREEMTEIVRAIYDMMGKYTYPALKGDVPKQHVDAFFQKMDKNKNGVVTLEEFIVACQEDEMMMRSMQLFENVM from the exons ACAAGATTGATGATGAGTTGGAGATGACCATGGTGTGTCACAGGCCAGAGGGTCTGGAGCAGTTGGAGGCCCAGACCAACTTCACCAAGAGAGAGCTACAGATCCTCTACCGAGGCTTCAAGAAT GAGTGTCCGAGTGGAGTGGTGAATGAAGAAACATTTAAACACATCTACGCCCAGTTCTTCCCCCACGGAG ATGCCAGCACTTACGCTCATTACCTCTTCAATGCGTTCGACACGACAAGCAATGGATCCATCAAGTTTGAA GAGTTTGTAATGGGACTGTCTACACTGCTGCGGGGCACTCTGAGAGACAAGCTGGAGTGGACCTTTCATCTGTATGACATCAACAACGATGGCTACATTAACCGAGAG GAGATGACTGAGATTGTGAGGGCCATTTACGACATGATGGGGAAATATACCTACCCTGCACTCAAGGGAGATGTCCCGAAGCAGCATGTGGATGCTTTCTTCCAG AAAATGGATAAAAACAAAAATGGAGTTGTGACTTTAGAGGAATTCATTGTCGCATGCCAGGAG gATGAAATGATGATGAGATCCATGCAGCTCTTCGAAAATGTGATGTAA
- the LOC109872502 gene encoding Kv channel-interacting protein 1 isoform X2, which produces MGAVVGTLTMQTKQRRRPSRDKIDDELEMTMVCHRPEGLEQLEAQTNFTKRELQILYRGFKNECPSGVVNEETFKHIYAQFFPHGDASTYAHYLFNAFDTTSNGSIKFEEFVMGLSTLLRGTLRDKLEWTFHLYDINNDGYINREEMTEIVRAIYDMMGKYTYPALKGDVPKQHVDAFFQKMDKNKNGVVTLEEFIVACQEDEMMMRSMQLFENVM; this is translated from the exons ATGGGCGCAGTGGTCGGCACGTTGACCATGCAGACTAAGCAGAGGAGACGACCATCCAGAG ACAAGATTGATGATGAGTTGGAGATGACCATGGTGTGTCACAGGCCAGAGGGTCTGGAGCAGTTGGAGGCCCAGACCAACTTCACCAAGAGAGAGCTACAGATCCTCTACCGAGGCTTCAAGAAT GAGTGTCCGAGTGGAGTGGTGAATGAAGAAACATTTAAACACATCTACGCCCAGTTCTTCCCCCACGGAG ATGCCAGCACTTACGCTCATTACCTCTTCAATGCGTTCGACACGACAAGCAATGGATCCATCAAGTTTGAA GAGTTTGTAATGGGACTGTCTACACTGCTGCGGGGCACTCTGAGAGACAAGCTGGAGTGGACCTTTCATCTGTATGACATCAACAACGATGGCTACATTAACCGAGAG GAGATGACTGAGATTGTGAGGGCCATTTACGACATGATGGGGAAATATACCTACCCTGCACTCAAGGGAGATGTCCCGAAGCAGCATGTGGATGCTTTCTTCCAG AAAATGGATAAAAACAAAAATGGAGTTGTGACTTTAGAGGAATTCATTGTCGCATGCCAGGAG gATGAAATGATGATGAGATCCATGCAGCTCTTCGAAAATGTGATGTAA